The Sulfurimonas aquatica genomic sequence CTACATCTATATCATGTTCCATTAAGTAGTCAAGTACTTCTTTTGCCGCTTTACCACTCACTGTTTGATCTTCTATGCGAGAGACTAAAGTCCCTAGTTTCTCCGCATCTACAGGAGAGTTACTAATAGTCAACTCTCCCTTTAAGCGTGCAAGTAGCTCAACTGTTAGCCATGTAGTAGCATTTTTACCACTAATACCTTTAGCCATCATAGTTTCAAAAAAGTGTGCCATTTCAACAGAAGACGTAATTACCCCTGCGTTATACTCGTTAAGTCCAAACTCTTCTACAAATCTATCACGTTTTGCATCTGGAAGTTCAGGAATTTGTGAATACTTTTCAAACATTTCATCTGTCACGACAGCTTTTAGAAGATCTGGCTCTGGAAAATATCTATAATCAGCAGCTTCTTCTTTACCACGCATTGAACGAGTCTCATTTTTTTCTTGGTCATATAGACGAGTCTCTTGAGAGATCTCTTCATCATAAACGCCATCTTCCCAAGCTTCGCTCTGACGAGCCACTTCAACTGCAATAGCTTTTTCAATGAACTTAAATGAGTTAATGTTTTTAACTTCAACACGAGTATAAAGCTTCTCATCTCCCTTAGGACGGATAGAAACATTTACATCTACACGAAAAGAACCCTCTTGCATATTAGCATCACCAATATCCAAATAGCGAATAATTGAGTGAAGTTTTTTAAGATATAAAACAGCTTCTTCGGCACTTCTCATATCTGGTTGAGTTACTATCTCAAGAAGAGGCGTTCCTGCACGGTTCAAATCAACTTTAGAGATATCTCCCTCGTGAATATTTTTTCCAGCATCAGCTTCTATATGAGCAAACCCAACGCGAATAGTTTTTTTTGAACCATCTTCAAAGTTTATATCTAAAGTACCATTTTGTATTACTGGAGTATAAAACTGTGTGATTTGATATGCAGTAGGACTATCTGGATAAAAGTATGATTTACGATCAAAGTAA encodes the following:
- the gatB gene encoding Asp-tRNA(Asn)/Glu-tRNA(Gln) amidotransferase subunit GatB, with the translated sequence MFEVVIGLEVHVQLNTKTKLFCSCATSFNHKQNTNTCPTCLALPGALPVLNQEVLQKAVMLGTALGATVNRTSYFDRKSYFYPDSPTAYQITQFYTPVIQNGTLDINFEDGSKKTIRVGFAHIEADAGKNIHEGDISKVDLNRAGTPLLEIVTQPDMRSAEEAVLYLKKLHSIIRYLDIGDANMQEGSFRVDVNVSIRPKGDEKLYTRVEVKNINSFKFIEKAIAVEVARQSEAWEDGVYDEEISQETRLYDQEKNETRSMRGKEEAADYRYFPEPDLLKAVVTDEMFEKYSQIPELPDAKRDRFVEEFGLNEYNAGVITSSVEMAHFFETMMAKGISGKNATTWLTVELLARLKGELTISNSPVDAEKLGTLVSRIEDQTVSGKAAKEVLDYLMEHDIDVDSAIDTLGLKQVTDTGAIEAICDEIIAANPEKVEQYKGGKDKLFGFFVGQVMKASQGSANPQAVNELLKAKLG